The genomic window TTTATACTTGGTATTGTAACCCTGTCTCTTTTGGAGATGTGGCCCGGAGTAACATTAAATATAGTTAATATAGTTTTTGATACGGTAGTCTTTTGTATAGGGGTCTTATTGGTTAGCAGAGTGAGAAATATAAAGTTGGAGAGGTAATTTATGAAAATAAACATAAAAAACAAAAGAGAACTAGTTGTTACTCTTATATTTTTAGTTTTTTTACAATACTTTCTTCCGAAGATATATAGAAGTCATGTAAAACTCAATAAGCTTATTAAAGAAAAAAAAGACTTAAATTTAATTCATGAAAATGTTAGAATAAACATAATGGAGCTGGATCAGGATATAGAAAAACTAAATGATTCTTATTATATAGAAAAAATATCTAGAGAGAAGCTTCAAATGAGAAAAAAAGGTGAGGTCATTTATAGATTGACTGACTAGGAGGATAGAATGAAAAGAGAATTAGCATTAGAATTTGCCAGAGTAACGGAGGCAGCCGCTCTCGCAGCCCATAAATGGGTAGGTAAAGGAGATAAAGAAGGAGCCGACCAGGCAGCTGTAGATGCTATGAGAACCATGTTAAATAAGCTTTCTATAAAAGGAGAAATAGTAATTGGTGAAGGAGAAATTGATGAAGCCCCTATGCTTTACATTGGAGAAAAAGTCGGGAAACTCAACAATGTGGAGAAGATTACAGAGGAAGACCACTGTTTTCTCACTGAAGTAGATATAGCTGTAGACCCGGTAGAAGGAACTAGAATGACTGCTCAGGGGCAGCCAAATGCAATAGCAGTACTTGCTGTAGGAAACAAGGGAAGTTTCTTGAAGGCTCCTGACATGTATATGGAAAAACTTATAGTTGGTCCTGAAGCAAAGGGTGTAATCGATCTAGAGAAGCCTCTAATTGAAAATGTAAAGAATGTGGCAAAAGCCTTAAAAAAAGAATTGGATGAACTGACTATGATTATTCTTGATAAGCCTAGACACAGCCAGATAATAAAAGACCTTCAGGCTATGGGGATTAGAATATATGCTCTCCCTGATGGAGATGTGGCCGGTTCTATTCTCTCATCTGTAGTTGACTCTGATGTGGACATGCTTTATGGTATAGGGGGGGCCCCAGAAGGAGTAATCTCAGCAGCTGTTATAAAAGCTCTAGGTGGAGATATGAATGCAAAACTTAAACTCAGAAGTGAGGTAAAAGGTATCTCTCTAGAAAATGATAAAATATCTAATTATGAAAAAATGAGATGCCAAGAGATGGGAATAGATATAACTAAAGTCATGAGAATAAATGACCTTGTAAAAGATGATGAAGTTATTTTTTCTGCTACTGGTATAACAGGGGGAGATCTTTTAGAAGGAGTTAAGAAAAAAGGCCCTATAGCTAGAACTCAGACTCTTCTTGTAAGAGGAAAAACTAAAACTATAAGATATATCAACTCTGTACACAATTTAGACTATAAAGACGAGGACATAAAAGGATTAATCAGATAGCAGCAAGGTTTCCTTGCTGCTTTTCTTTTATAAATAAGAAGTCTTGAATATATTTTTATATAATAAAAATGGAGGAATATTATGATATTTTTTGATGATTTTATAAAAAAAGTTGAAAAAAAAGATCTGCCATTAGATGGGAAATACAGTTTCGGATTGGAAATAAAAAAAATAGTTGTCTGGCTAGGCACAGGAATCCCCTTAATGCTTTTAGGAGCTTATCAATTTGCCTTAGGTTATACTCAAGAGATGAAAACAGGATATATGATTTTAGGAGTAATACTTTTTATCTTGGGATTGGGGCATCTTTGGCTTGCTTTTTCATATAAGATATCTGTGGATTTCCAAACAAATGCATTAAAAAACAAAAAAATAGATATTTCGCTGGATGAGATAGAAAAGTGTACAATGTCTAAAATAGTAGCTCCTGGAGGGAAAAAAATCCAAACTTGCGTAGAAATAATAACAAAGGATAAAAGAAAAGTTGTAATACCTCTTATAATGAGAAATAAAATAAATTTTGCAGCTCTTTTAAGAAAAAAATTAGTGAATAGATTTGAGATTATAAAAGATTAGGGGGCTGACATGGGTAGAAACACAGAAACATGTGACTGTATTGTTATACACAAAGATGTTGTAGAAAAGGTAAAGAAGAGCCTAAAAAGTGATGAGCTATTACAAAATGTAGCGGATTTTTTTAAGGCTTTTTCTGATAGTACAAGACTGAAAATAGTGTCTATGCTTCTAGAAGAGGAGATGTGTGTATGTGATATAGCTAATGTTCTAGATATGACCCACTCATCTGTATCTCACCAACTCAGGGTTTTGAGGCAGCTGAGAGTTGTGAAGAATAGAAAAGAGGGGAAATCCGTGTACTATTCCCTAGATGATGACCACGTGAGAACTATACTGGCCCAGGGAATAAGTCATCTCAAACATTGATCACTAAATGTATCTATAAATTAATACGAAAACTTAATAATAAAAAAACTAAAAATATTGTAATAAAATCTAAGCTCAGACAAGGAAACATGAAATTTCGTCTAATATAACTTAATAATGAAAGTTATTTATGCGGGGAGTGAAAAATATGGGGAATTTTAAATTTTCTATGAAAGTTTTTGGAGTCGGAGGTGCAGGGATAAATGCATTAAATGACATGATTGAAA from uncultured Ilyobacter sp. includes these protein-coding regions:
- a CDS encoding septum formation initiator family protein is translated as MKINIKNKRELVVTLIFLVFLQYFLPKIYRSHVKLNKLIKEKKDLNLIHENVRINIMELDQDIEKLNDSYYIEKISREKLQMRKKGEVIYRLTD
- the glpX gene encoding class II fructose-bisphosphatase, translated to MKRELALEFARVTEAAALAAHKWVGKGDKEGADQAAVDAMRTMLNKLSIKGEIVIGEGEIDEAPMLYIGEKVGKLNNVEKITEEDHCFLTEVDIAVDPVEGTRMTAQGQPNAIAVLAVGNKGSFLKAPDMYMEKLIVGPEAKGVIDLEKPLIENVKNVAKALKKELDELTMIILDKPRHSQIIKDLQAMGIRIYALPDGDVAGSILSSVVDSDVDMLYGIGGAPEGVISAAVIKALGGDMNAKLKLRSEVKGISLENDKISNYEKMRCQEMGIDITKVMRINDLVKDDEVIFSATGITGGDLLEGVKKKGPIARTQTLLVRGKTKTIRYINSVHNLDYKDEDIKGLIR
- a CDS encoding metalloregulator ArsR/SmtB family transcription factor, which produces MGRNTETCDCIVIHKDVVEKVKKSLKSDELLQNVADFFKAFSDSTRLKIVSMLLEEEMCVCDIANVLDMTHSSVSHQLRVLRQLRVVKNRKEGKSVYYSLDDDHVRTILAQGISHLKH